A genomic window from Pseudomonadales bacterium includes:
- a CDS encoding glycosyltransferase — MSLRIAMVVDPWSLPFNGTVVSTRRFIFALAASGFRIRVLAIDADPAVDSAAFQRLSIPGFNRIINTMRAPLARPERSKLRAALQDCDVVHVQFPFFLGHAAIGEAKRMGIPVVCSFHVQPENILLNLGVTSRFMRNLLYRFFTARFFNRADSVVVPSEFGARMLREHGVESPVHVISNGVPAEFFDVPETAGEDDRFRVLSIGRLAPEKQHEVLLRAVAQSRFSDRIELTLAGAGPREERLRRLAAALGIEVRIGFFEEADLLRLLGSADLVVHTSTIELEGMSVTEAMAAGKVVVVSDAPDSACADLVVEPRERFRVGDVEDLSERIDYWLSHPREKLEQGTANRRAAKQLSHPQSVKKLADIYRALCGVSESVHIERQQHRGV; from the coding sequence TTGTCGCTCCGGATCGCCATGGTTGTCGATCCATGGTCTCTGCCGTTCAACGGGACCGTGGTATCCACCCGTCGCTTCATCTTCGCTCTCGCAGCCTCCGGATTCAGGATACGGGTACTGGCGATCGATGCGGACCCGGCAGTCGACAGTGCCGCCTTTCAGAGGCTGTCGATTCCCGGGTTTAATCGCATCATCAACACCATGCGGGCACCACTGGCGCGACCGGAGCGGTCGAAGCTGCGAGCAGCGTTGCAGGATTGCGATGTGGTGCATGTGCAGTTCCCTTTTTTTCTCGGCCATGCGGCCATTGGTGAAGCGAAACGCATGGGAATACCTGTGGTGTGTTCTTTTCATGTGCAGCCGGAAAACATCCTGCTGAATCTGGGTGTCACCAGCCGGTTCATGCGGAACCTGCTCTACCGGTTTTTTACAGCGCGTTTTTTCAACCGGGCCGACAGCGTGGTCGTTCCTTCGGAGTTCGGTGCCAGGATGCTGCGGGAACACGGGGTCGAGTCACCCGTTCATGTGATCTCCAACGGAGTCCCGGCAGAGTTTTTCGATGTGCCGGAAACAGCGGGTGAGGACGACCGCTTCCGGGTACTTTCCATTGGCCGGCTCGCCCCGGAGAAACAGCATGAAGTTCTGCTGCGGGCGGTTGCGCAGAGCAGATTCTCGGATCGGATAGAGCTGACGCTTGCCGGTGCCGGGCCCCGTGAGGAGCGTCTGAGGCGTCTGGCGGCAGCGCTGGGCATCGAGGTTCGAATCGGCTTCTTCGAGGAGGCAGACCTGCTCAGACTGCTCGGTTCTGCGGATCTGGTTGTGCACACGAGCACCATTGAACTCGAAGGCATGTCTGTCACCGAAGCCATGGCCGCGGGCAAGGTGGTCGTGGTATCGGATGCGCCGGACAGCGCCTGTGCGGATCTGGTGGTTGAACCGCGCGAGAGATTTCGAGTTGGTGATGTGGAAGATCTCAGTGAGCGGATTGACTACTGGCTGTCCCATCCCCGGGAAAAGCTCGAGCAGGGCACCGCCAACCGGCGCGCGGCGAAACAGCTTTCCCACCCGCAATCTGTGAAAAAGCTGGCTGATATCTACCGTGCACTCTGTGGAGTCAGTGAAAGCGTCCACATCGAGCGGCAACAGCACAGGGGTGTGTAG
- a CDS encoding SRPBCC family protein — MQDRIEKSVELNAPVSRVWRALTDHEEFGTWFRARLDGPFAVGRVTRGTITYPGYEHMKWWAQVAVLEPEHRFAFTWCPYSDDPDAEPDSTPHTRVDFVLKETATGCHLTVSESGFSALPDDARRAEAIRMNTQGWEEQVKNIAAHLGV, encoded by the coding sequence ATGCAGGATCGCATCGAAAAATCTGTCGAGCTCAACGCCCCGGTGTCGCGCGTATGGCGTGCACTGACAGACCATGAAGAATTCGGTACCTGGTTCCGCGCCCGTCTGGACGGGCCCTTCGCTGTCGGCAGAGTGACCAGGGGCACCATCACCTACCCGGGCTATGAACATATGAAGTGGTGGGCGCAGGTGGCAGTGCTGGAACCGGAGCACAGGTTCGCCTTCACCTGGTGTCCTTACTCGGACGATCCCGATGCAGAGCCCGACAGCACACCCCACACCCGGGTGGACTTCGTATTAAAAGAAACTGCTACCGGTTGTCATCTCACGGTGTCCGAATCCGGTTTCAGCGCACTGCCGGACGATGCCCGCAGAGCCGAAGCCATCCGCATGAATACCCAGGGCTGGGAAGAACAGGTGAAGAACATCGCCGCTCACCTCGGCGTCTGA
- a CDS encoding GntR family transcriptional regulator: MHASNDTTTKAGVLTTEHTDFILSQADGRPMYLQIMEQIRQRVAVADWPAGTRLPSIRELAVALSVSVITVKRAYLELEREGFIVTRQGKGSWISERVDQRAVQRQELLKVLEQAAALARSAGVPAQELLELLCERVERTKEQL, from the coding sequence GTGCATGCGTCTAATGACACCACCACTAAGGCGGGCGTTCTGACCACGGAACACACGGATTTCATCCTTTCCCAGGCCGACGGCCGCCCCATGTATCTGCAGATCATGGAGCAGATCCGCCAGCGGGTGGCGGTGGCCGACTGGCCAGCCGGCACCCGGCTGCCGTCGATCCGGGAGCTGGCTGTGGCACTGAGTGTCAGCGTGATCACCGTGAAGCGCGCCTACCTCGAACTCGAGCGGGAAGGCTTCATCGTGACCCGGCAGGGCAAGGGTTCCTGGATCAGCGAGCGTGTCGATCAGCGGGCGGTGCAGAGGCAGGAACTTCTCAAGGTGCTGGAGCAGGCGGCGGCGCTGGCACGGAGCGCCGGTGTACCTGCGCAGGAACTTCTCGAATTGTTGTGTGAGCGAGTCGAACGAACGAAGGAGCAGCTGTAA
- a CDS encoding ABC transporter ATP-binding protein → MENAIECRGVFKKYPHFTLDSIDLLVPTGSVMGFVGPNGAGKSTTLRIIMGLVHQDRGTVSVLGHSMPAAQIAAKWDIGFVSEDMRLHPGQTIDFHLRFLASIYPNWDAAYADVLLSRFGLIASQRIKGLSHGQRVKASILMALARKPRLLVFDEPTTGLDPQARHQILDEMSAVLADADRSILFSSHNTLDVEQISDQITFIDAGQILFSEDKETLLERWRRIRLEVPDGYSLPVIPGIESIQRNGHIATLTVSAFRDGFCEALSQAGATVSRVDRLTLEEIFLTNVPMHGMQKKEAA, encoded by the coding sequence ATGGAAAACGCGATCGAATGCCGTGGTGTCTTTAAAAAATACCCGCACTTCACGCTGGATTCGATCGACCTCCTGGTTCCGACCGGATCGGTGATGGGTTTCGTGGGACCCAATGGCGCGGGTAAATCAACCACTCTGCGCATCATCATGGGGCTCGTGCACCAGGACCGTGGCACAGTCTCTGTGCTCGGGCATTCCATGCCGGCGGCACAGATTGCGGCGAAGTGGGACATCGGCTTCGTCTCCGAAGACATGAGACTGCACCCCGGCCAGACCATCGACTTCCATCTGCGATTTCTCGCCTCGATTTACCCGAACTGGGATGCTGCCTATGCAGACGTTCTGCTTTCCCGATTCGGTCTGATCGCGAGCCAGAGGATCAAGGGTCTGTCCCACGGTCAGCGGGTCAAAGCCAGCATCCTCATGGCACTGGCGCGTAAACCCCGACTGCTGGTCTTCGACGAGCCGACCACGGGTCTCGATCCCCAGGCGCGTCACCAGATACTCGATGAAATGTCGGCGGTGCTCGCTGATGCAGATCGTTCGATTCTGTTTTCCTCACACAACACGCTGGATGTGGAGCAGATTTCAGATCAGATCACCTTCATCGATGCCGGTCAGATACTGTTTTCGGAAGACAAGGAAACGCTGCTGGAGCGCTGGCGTCGCATCCGGCTCGAAGTACCCGATGGGTATTCCCTGCCGGTGATTCCCGGAATCGAAAGCATTCAGCGCAACGGTCACATCGCCACGCTGACGGTCAGTGCCTTCCGGGACGGCTTCTGCGAGGCCTTGAGCCAGGCAGGGGCAACCGTCAGCCGGGTGGATCGGCTGACGCTGGAAGAAATCTTTCTCACGAACGTGCCGATGCATGGTATGCAGAAGAAGGAGGCTGCATGA
- a CDS encoding ABC-2 transporter permease: protein MSNSIVKQLVLKDLQILRIPTFCWWLGGMASVLVAIFGGSALGTASFILFVTCMAGAGVHAAMLSTVEERREQVLAFIMSLPISVREYTSAKLIANMICFGIVWLTLSAASFVVFLGDEGLPDGTRPLLVIILLGILLAYTIILATGLIFEALGPTIVATVAANIGTQIYIWILAELQGIRAYIGSDEAVWNSTVVSVLAIQAAVIVALLAGTYFLQARKTDFL, encoded by the coding sequence ATGAGTAATTCGATCGTGAAACAACTTGTGCTCAAGGATCTGCAGATCCTCCGGATCCCAACCTTCTGCTGGTGGCTCGGCGGCATGGCATCCGTGCTGGTCGCCATCTTCGGTGGCTCAGCCCTGGGAACCGCAAGCTTTATCCTGTTCGTCACCTGTATGGCCGGTGCCGGTGTGCATGCCGCCATGCTGTCCACCGTGGAAGAACGCCGTGAGCAGGTGCTCGCCTTCATCATGAGTCTGCCGATCAGTGTCAGGGAGTACACGTCCGCCAAACTGATAGCCAACATGATCTGCTTCGGCATCGTCTGGCTCACGCTCTCGGCTGCCAGTTTCGTGGTCTTCCTCGGGGATGAAGGTCTTCCCGATGGCACGCGCCCTCTGCTGGTCATCATTCTGCTCGGAATTCTGCTCGCCTACACGATCATCCTCGCCACGGGACTCATCTTCGAAGCGCTGGGACCCACCATCGTGGCCACCGTGGCAGCCAACATCGGTACTCAGATCTATATCTGGATCCTTGCCGAACTGCAGGGCATTCGAGCTTATATCGGTAGCGACGAAGCGGTCTGGAATTCGACCGTAGTCAGCGTGCTGGCGATACAGGCTGCAGTGATCGTCGCCCTGCTGGCCGGCACCTACTTCCTGCAGGCACGCAAAACGGACTTCCTCTGA
- a CDS encoding PQQ-binding-like beta-propeller repeat protein yields the protein MNAGCSPDAQVEGGADVTRNTGTAVTTEQTTPLDGQALFDLHCASCHLNPGTSRAPSIQAMSKQNPAALMFALTNGRMKGEAESLSTEEKIRLAGFLGSDAQDYEPPAAALCRNTDIDLDGRISRWGFDSRNSGRIADTVSRIHSGNVARLEVAWAFGLPQSADARSQPVITSDTLFIAAVSGHVFALDRFTGCIKWHYRAPVGLRTALTLALIGSGGSARALFFGDADAHVNALDPATGRLLWRVDARVGEHSLLTGAIVAHEGRLIVPVSLYEVALARNPDYECCRTHGAVLSLAAKDGTRLWSTHTTPEATPRGKTAHGTLRYGPSGVPVWSTPTVDAQRGVIYVGTGQNASAPATRLSDSVLALDIANGGIVWHFQALAGDAYNDSCSEFPTGPNCPTRAGPDFDIGASVILTSTPAGNDLLLVGQKSGDVYALDPDREGAQIWHRRVGAGSALGGVHWGMAAADGRLFAPVSDPVFPIPRYFPKPGLYALAIEDGELLWEQRVERGCETSLRDYFSRSDLYPQCSFYFGLSAAATAVNDLVFAPALDGKLRAFAAGTGTIAWVFDTARSFPAVNGVEAHGGSMDVAGVQLAGNMLYVQSGYSLFGQLPGNLLLAFRLAD from the coding sequence ATGAATGCAGGCTGCAGTCCGGATGCCCAGGTCGAAGGCGGCGCGGATGTAACCCGAAACACCGGCACGGCAGTGACAACAGAGCAGACAACACCCCTGGATGGTCAGGCGCTTTTCGATCTGCACTGTGCATCCTGCCATCTGAATCCGGGCACCAGCAGAGCGCCCTCTATCCAGGCGATGAGCAAACAGAATCCTGCTGCACTCATGTTCGCCCTGACCAACGGCAGGATGAAGGGCGAAGCGGAGAGCCTGAGTACTGAAGAAAAAATCCGCCTGGCTGGATTTCTCGGCAGCGACGCGCAGGACTACGAACCGCCCGCTGCCGCCCTGTGCCGCAATACCGACATCGACCTCGATGGACGCATCAGCCGCTGGGGTTTCGACTCCCGCAACAGTGGCCGGATCGCGGATACAGTCAGCCGGATTCACAGCGGTAACGTCGCCCGTCTCGAAGTTGCCTGGGCCTTCGGTCTGCCCCAGAGTGCGGATGCACGCTCCCAGCCGGTAATCACCAGCGATACCCTGTTCATCGCCGCGGTGAGCGGGCATGTGTTCGCACTGGATCGCTTTACCGGGTGCATCAAGTGGCATTACCGGGCGCCCGTCGGACTGCGAACGGCACTCACCCTTGCGCTCATCGGTTCCGGTGGCAGTGCGCGGGCATTGTTCTTCGGCGACGCGGACGCCCACGTGAACGCTCTGGATCCGGCCACGGGCCGTCTGCTCTGGCGTGTTGATGCCCGGGTCGGTGAACACAGCCTCCTGACCGGAGCCATCGTGGCTCACGAGGGCCGACTCATCGTGCCCGTCTCACTTTATGAGGTCGCCCTCGCCAGAAACCCGGACTACGAATGCTGCCGCACCCACGGCGCGGTGCTGAGCCTCGCTGCGAAAGACGGCACACGCCTGTGGTCTACACATACGACTCCCGAGGCCACCCCACGCGGGAAAACCGCTCACGGCACGCTGCGCTACGGCCCTTCCGGAGTCCCTGTGTGGAGTACCCCGACCGTGGACGCGCAGCGCGGGGTGATTTATGTGGGCACCGGTCAGAATGCCTCCGCACCGGCCACCCGGCTCAGTGACAGCGTGCTGGCCCTGGATATCGCAAATGGCGGGATCGTCTGGCACTTCCAGGCACTGGCCGGTGACGCCTACAACGACAGCTGCAGCGAATTCCCCACCGGGCCCAACTGTCCGACCCGTGCCGGTCCGGATTTTGACATCGGCGCCTCGGTCATACTGACCAGCACCCCTGCGGGAAATGATCTGCTCCTGGTAGGCCAGAAATCCGGCGATGTCTATGCACTGGATCCGGATCGCGAAGGTGCGCAGATCTGGCACCGGCGGGTCGGTGCGGGGTCGGCTCTCGGCGGCGTCCACTGGGGAATGGCAGCCGCCGACGGTCGTCTCTTCGCGCCGGTCTCCGATCCGGTGTTCCCCATCCCCCGCTATTTCCCGAAACCGGGACTTTACGCACTCGCAATAGAGGACGGGGAGCTGCTCTGGGAGCAGCGTGTCGAGCGCGGCTGCGAGACCAGTCTGAGGGACTATTTCAGCCGCTCCGATCTCTATCCGCAATGCAGCTTTTACTTCGGACTGTCTGCCGCCGCTACTGCGGTGAACGATCTGGTGTTCGCCCCTGCTCTGGACGGAAAGCTCCGGGCCTTTGCTGCCGGAACCGGCACCATCGCCTGGGTTTTCGATACCGCACGATCCTTCCCCGCCGTGAATGGCGTGGAGGCCCACGGCGGCAGCATGGATGTGGCAGGGGTACAGCTCGCGGGAAACATGCTCTACGTGCAGTCCGGCTACAGTCTCTTCGGTCAGCTTCCGGGAAACCTGCTGCTGGCCTTTCGACTGGCGGACTGA
- the speA gene encoding biosynthetic arginine decarboxylase, whose product MQTDPWSIEKAIETYRVDVWGDPFFGISEEGHVLVRPHGDGGVPIDLTRVVAALEKQHVPLPLLIRFQDILRARVRQIAGAFAGAIESAGYQGQYCPVYPIKVNQLHEVVEEVLDEGRKVGLGLECGSKAELVAALPHITDSERLLVCNGVKDAMMLSLILDAQRLGQHTVPVMEKFTEFQELLRIADEKGVVPRHGVRIRLSTRGSGRWGDSTGTRAKFGLTIPEVMHLATELERRGLQDALELVHIHAGSQIADVQVLKQTVKEIAQIYAALRKRGLNVRYLDVGGGLGVTYDASISQDEERINYGLQEYANAVVFGVQDVCRQQSVPEPNLVTESGRALTAHHSVLIVPVLGAVRRDRLQGELSPAVLEQPHVRDLAAIHAGIGQDARIGALLEAFHDSKAIRQDLQTLFTLGYLDIECLSASEELYWTIAREVLTGLKNLELHPPPVELIELEEGLTDQYLCNFSVFQSMLDHWAIGQVFPIMPIDRLDVAPTRRARLVDLTCDSDGKVSHYVSSHPDKSFLPLPEVEAEGTFYLGLFLMGAYQDIMGDAHNLFGRVAEAHVYADAEEEDNFWIEKVIGAIPVQDMLAQVQYFPNDLDRRMSEFVRAKIEAGVVRPSQGVEILERYRAVFPRTTYCEPNPPAAG is encoded by the coding sequence TTGCAAACCGATCCATGGTCCATCGAGAAAGCCATTGAAACCTATCGGGTGGATGTGTGGGGGGATCCTTTTTTCGGAATCAGCGAAGAGGGGCATGTGCTGGTGCGTCCCCATGGCGACGGCGGCGTGCCGATCGATCTGACCAGAGTCGTGGCCGCGCTGGAAAAACAGCATGTTCCCCTGCCGCTGCTCATCAGATTTCAGGACATACTGCGCGCCCGGGTCCGCCAGATCGCCGGGGCATTCGCGGGGGCGATAGAAAGTGCCGGTTACCAGGGCCAGTACTGTCCCGTTTATCCCATCAAGGTCAATCAGCTCCATGAGGTGGTGGAGGAAGTACTCGATGAAGGCCGCAAAGTGGGCCTGGGACTCGAGTGCGGCTCGAAGGCTGAGCTGGTCGCCGCGCTCCCGCACATCACGGACAGCGAGCGGCTGCTGGTCTGCAACGGGGTGAAAGACGCGATGATGCTGTCCCTCATCCTCGATGCCCAGCGTCTCGGTCAGCACACCGTGCCGGTAATGGAGAAGTTCACTGAATTTCAGGAGCTGCTGCGTATCGCTGACGAAAAAGGCGTAGTACCGCGTCATGGCGTGCGAATCCGCCTCTCAACCAGAGGCTCCGGTCGCTGGGGAGACTCGACGGGCACCCGGGCCAAATTCGGCCTGACCATTCCGGAAGTGATGCATCTCGCCACGGAACTGGAGCGGCGCGGTCTGCAGGACGCTCTGGAACTCGTCCATATCCACGCCGGCAGCCAGATCGCCGATGTGCAGGTACTCAAGCAGACGGTCAAGGAGATCGCGCAGATCTATGCCGCCCTGCGCAAACGCGGTCTCAACGTCCGCTATCTGGATGTGGGTGGCGGGCTCGGCGTGACCTACGATGCGAGCATTTCCCAGGACGAAGAACGCATCAACTATGGTCTCCAGGAGTATGCGAATGCCGTGGTCTTCGGTGTGCAGGACGTCTGCCGGCAGCAGTCTGTACCCGAACCGAATCTGGTAACCGAAAGCGGGCGGGCGCTTACCGCTCACCACTCGGTGCTCATCGTCCCCGTGCTCGGTGCGGTCCGGCGCGACAGGCTGCAGGGAGAGTTGAGCCCGGCGGTTCTGGAGCAGCCCCATGTCCGGGATCTGGCCGCCATTCATGCCGGCATCGGCCAGGATGCGCGCATTGGTGCACTGCTCGAAGCCTTCCATGACAGCAAGGCAATCCGTCAGGATCTGCAGACCCTGTTCACCCTGGGTTACCTCGATATCGAGTGTCTCTCGGCGAGCGAGGAACTGTACTGGACCATCGCCCGCGAAGTGCTGACGGGTTTGAAGAATCTGGAACTGCATCCACCGCCGGTTGAACTCATCGAACTGGAAGAGGGGCTCACAGATCAGTATCTGTGTAATTTTTCCGTGTTTCAGTCGATGCTCGACCACTGGGCCATCGGTCAGGTCTTCCCGATCATGCCTATCGATCGACTGGACGTAGCTCCGACCCGCCGGGCACGGCTGGTCGATCTCACCTGCGACTCGGATGGCAAGGTCAGTCATTACGTCTCCTCCCATCCGGACAAGAGTTTTCTGCCATTGCCGGAGGTCGAAGCGGAAGGCACTTTCTACCTGGGTCTTTTTCTGATGGGTGCTTATCAGGACATCATGGGTGATGCGCACAACCTGTTCGGACGCGTGGCGGAGGCACACGTCTACGCGGATGCGGAGGAAGAAGACAATTTCTGGATAGAGAAGGTGATCGGCGCCATACCCGTTCAGGACATGCTGGCCCAGGTTCAGTATTTCCCCAACGATCTCGATCGCAGAATGTCGGAATTCGTGCGTGCCAAGATAGAAGCCGGCGTGGTCCGGCCTTCACAGGGTGTGGAGATCCTCGAGCGCTACCGGGCGGTGTTTCCCCGCACTACGTACTGCGAACCCAATCCACCAGCGGCGGGCTGA
- a CDS encoding RimK family protein: protein MIIVEKAEDRTWAESAGIAVTAREYVVQADLYGGSRARVVNLSDDYGYMDMGYYCSLLAEARRQKVVPMVETILDLSRKTLYGLQLPELNEALRQEIGKLPQSPRAAFTLTICFGQPTESYFKAFARQVFDRFRCPLLKVQVGMEDGWQIRSVEPIAPSDLSPAEFELFLGALEGYTRSDWRRPRSAPQARYSLAILQNPRETLPPSDEGALKKFITIGAGLGIEVELIERKDFLRLAEYDALFIRETTSIDNHTFRFARKAMHEGMPVIDDPVSILRCTNKVYLAELLQANKLPAPKTLIVDRSNLLRVEEELGYPAVLKIPDGSFSRGVVKVEDREALVEQSRKLFKRSELILAQEFMYTTFDWRVGVLGGKPLFVSKYEMSRKHWQIVNHREDGKVIEGGFSTMAVEDAPAEVVETALNAARLMGDSLYGVDLKQNDKGVFVIEINDNPSLERHVEDLVLKDDLYRTILQDFVRRIESR, encoded by the coding sequence ATCATCATCGTCGAGAAAGCGGAAGACAGAACCTGGGCTGAGTCCGCGGGAATTGCGGTGACTGCCCGGGAATACGTGGTCCAGGCAGACCTCTATGGTGGCAGTCGTGCCCGGGTGGTGAATCTGTCAGACGACTACGGTTACATGGACATGGGCTACTACTGCTCCCTGCTCGCCGAGGCGCGGAGGCAGAAAGTGGTGCCCATGGTGGAGACCATCCTCGATCTGTCCCGCAAAACGCTGTATGGACTGCAGCTGCCGGAGCTGAACGAAGCACTGCGCCAGGAGATCGGCAAGCTGCCCCAGTCACCGCGGGCGGCATTCACCCTGACGATCTGTTTCGGCCAGCCCACCGAGTCATACTTCAAGGCCTTTGCGCGCCAGGTGTTCGATCGCTTCCGTTGCCCCCTGCTGAAGGTTCAGGTCGGTATGGAAGACGGCTGGCAGATCCGCTCGGTTGAACCGATTGCCCCCTCCGATCTTTCACCTGCTGAGTTCGAGCTGTTTCTCGGCGCGCTGGAGGGCTACACGCGCAGTGACTGGCGACGGCCCAGGTCGGCGCCCCAGGCGCGTTATTCCCTCGCCATCCTGCAGAATCCCCGGGAAACACTGCCGCCCTCGGATGAAGGGGCCTTGAAAAAATTCATTACCATCGGTGCCGGTCTCGGCATCGAGGTGGAACTGATCGAGCGCAAGGACTTCCTGCGCCTGGCCGAATACGATGCGCTCTTTATTCGTGAGACCACCAGCATCGACAATCACACTTTCCGTTTTGCCAGGAAGGCCATGCACGAAGGCATGCCCGTAATTGACGATCCCGTGTCCATCCTCCGGTGTACCAACAAGGTCTATCTGGCCGAGCTGCTGCAGGCCAACAAGCTTCCCGCGCCGAAAACGCTCATTGTCGATCGCAGTAACCTGCTGCGTGTCGAAGAAGAGCTCGGTTATCCGGCTGTGCTGAAAATTCCGGACGGGTCCTTCTCCCGTGGTGTGGTGAAGGTGGAGGATCGGGAGGCGCTGGTAGAGCAGTCGCGCAAGCTGTTCAAGCGCTCGGAGCTCATCCTCGCCCAGGAGTTCATGTACACCACGTTCGACTGGCGGGTGGGTGTGCTCGGGGGTAAACCACTGTTCGTCTCCAAGTACGAGATGTCACGCAAGCACTGGCAGATCGTCAATCATCGGGAAGATGGCAAGGTGATCGAAGGGGGCTTCAGCACCATGGCGGTAGAGGATGCACCTGCTGAGGTGGTCGAGACCGCTCTGAATGCCGCACGCCTGATGGGAGACAGCCTCTATGGAGTGGATCTCAAACAGAATGACAAAGGAGTGTTTGTCATAGAGATCAACGACAACCCGAGCCTCGAACGCCACGTCGAAGATCTGGTGCTCAAAGATGATCTCTACCGCACCATACTTCAGGATTTTGTACGGCGCATTGAATCGCGCTGA
- a CDS encoding N-acetyltransferase, translated as MTQATLTIRDAQTADVEDLLRIEQRAFSGDLLTRRALRYLISRAHGIGLVCTVGDQPVGYAIVLLRRGSRSGRIYSLAVDPDWRGRQIGRLLLEAIETRLAAKGISRVQLEVRADNEPALRRYHGLGYEVYASEPGYYEDGEGALKMRKELAEVP; from the coding sequence GTGACCCAGGCGACGCTGACGATCCGGGACGCGCAGACTGCCGATGTTGAGGATCTTCTGCGGATCGAACAGCGTGCCTTCAGCGGCGATCTGCTGACAAGACGCGCTCTGCGATATCTGATCAGCAGGGCGCATGGCATCGGTCTGGTCTGCACGGTCGGTGACCAGCCGGTCGGCTATGCCATCGTACTGCTGCGCAGGGGAAGCCGCTCGGGGCGAATCTATTCGCTGGCGGTGGATCCCGACTGGCGGGGTCGCCAGATCGGCAGACTCCTGCTTGAAGCCATCGAGACCCGTTTAGCAGCAAAGGGCATTTCCCGGGTGCAGCTGGAAGTGCGGGCAGACAATGAGCCTGCGCTGCGCCGCTATCATGGACTGGGTTATGAAGTGTATGCCAGCGAACCCGGCTACTACGAAGACGGTGAAGGTGCTCTTAAGATGCGCAAAGAACTGGCAGAGGTGCCCTAG
- a CDS encoding YbhB/YbcL family Raf kinase inhibitor-like protein, translating to MADLRYRVRYLSTHIDPEVSTMGFAISNMQLTSDAFHAGGRIPERYTGEGDDVSPALSWNDAPDGTKAFALVCHDPDAPLLADGHYGFVHWVLYDIPGSVTEIPEGCEDYSQGRNDFGQAGYGGPMPPPGHGPHNYYFWLLALDEAVELPGRLGMWELLEKIEANVIGMNRLVGTYERE from the coding sequence ATGGCTGATCTGCGATATCGTGTCCGTTACTTATCCACCCACATTGATCCGGAGGTTTCTACAATGGGCTTCGCCATTTCGAACATGCAGTTGACCAGCGATGCCTTTCACGCCGGTGGACGAATTCCTGAACGCTATACCGGTGAGGGGGATGATGTCTCGCCCGCGCTCAGTTGGAATGATGCGCCAGATGGAACAAAGGCATTCGCTCTGGTCTGTCATGATCCGGATGCACCGCTGCTTGCTGACGGGCATTACGGATTCGTGCATTGGGTTCTCTACGATATCCCGGGTTCGGTCACGGAGATTCCCGAAGGGTGTGAGGATTACAGCCAGGGGCGAAACGATTTCGGACAGGCGGGTTATGGCGGTCCGATGCCGCCACCCGGACACGGGCCACACAACTATTATTTCTGGCTGCTGGCCCTCGATGAGGCGGTGGAACTGCCCGGGCGCCTGGGCATGTGGGAGCTGCTGGAGAAAATCGAAGCCAATGTCATAGGCATGAACCGCCTGGTCGGGACCTACGAGCGGGAGTGA